A window of the Lolium perenne isolate Kyuss_39 chromosome 7, Kyuss_2.0, whole genome shotgun sequence genome harbors these coding sequences:
- the LOC127317237 gene encoding uncharacterized protein: protein MAAGPLDLWNHWSIQILVLLSFALQVVLFFFAGIRRRGVNPVLRILLWLAYLLADSTAIYALGHLSLGTISKERKQGELVAFWAPFLLMHLGGPDCITAYALQDNQLWLRHLQILVVQVLGAGYVLYKRIADNGFYVMLASVLMFAIGVVKYVERTWALRCGNMGTIRSSLKRGPDAKHHEFHALDQGFREGAANEEELYVRRAHSVFHICKGAIVDSWIEKDSENHGGEMLRDIINEGYKGMWTLMEVELSLLYDILYTKAAVIHTWRGYCIRLVSPLATVAAFLLFHFSVKDGHRRTDIAITYTLLAGAFLLEMASLLMALGSSWTYSFLCTTRWSWFRYAVLCTGRWNQLRQLVKKITRRQVAGHARRWSGEMGQYNMLHFCSRQDTAFSPVLGKLAKMVGLKEWWNSKHYSGTIQISDELRLWLHWYIEQLPRKNKVNTQGVLRQNWGVQALEVHRCYDNFKGYLGIELQEGIVIWHIGTDVFLAKSSRAKADYGSAQEKLVKTIRILSNYMMFLLVERPEMLPGLAQTRLYQQTCENLVDMWCKVESSSHSHPNRKIRTMMKELFLWRDDPNTSRLLQRDELAVILYSEKPEYSTDVPRLCYANWVAKELLKQEKEKGSKAMLDLLLHVWMDFLVYTANRCSRESHAKKLSSGGELTTVLWLMADYFHKSLLYPQFPIGVRTDSPEDG, encoded by the coding sequence ATGGCTGCAGGGCCACTGGATCTTTGGAATCACTGGTCCATCCAGATCCTTGTGCTCCTCAGCTTCGCACTGCAGGTTGTCCTCTTTTTCTTCGCCGGGATCCGTCGACGTGGAGTCAACCCTGTGCTGAGGATCTTGCTCTGGCTGGCGTACCTGCTGGCTGACTCCACCGCAATATACGCCCTTGGCCATCTCTCCCTTGGCACTATCAGCAAAGAGCGCAAGCAAGGGGAGCTAGTCGCATTCTGGGCTCCATTCCTCCTGATGCACCTTGGTGGCCCGGACTGCATAACTGCGTATGCCCTCCAGGACAACCAGCTCTGGCTGCGACACCTGCAGATCCTCGTCGTGCAGGTCCTCGGAGCTGGCTATGTCCTCTACAAACGCATCGCTGACAATGGGTTCTATGTTATGCTGGCTTCTGTCCTCATGTTCGCCATTGGTGTTGTCAAGTATGTGGAGAGGACATGGGCGCTCAGGTGCGGGAACATGGGTACCATCCGGAGCTCTCTCAAGAGGGGACCAGATGCCAAACATCACGAGTTCCATGCTCTGGATCAAGGGTTCAGAGAGGGGGCTGCCAATGAGGAAGAACTCTATGTGCGCCGTGCTCACTCCGTGTTTCATATATGCAAGGGTGCCATAGTTGATTCTTGGATCGAAAAGGATTCAGAAAACCATGGAGGCGAGATGCTTAGGGACATCATAAATGAAGGCTACAAGGGTATGTGGACATTAATGGAGGTGGAGCTCTCTCTGTTGTATGACATCTTGTACACCAAGGCAGCTGTGATCCATACATGGCGTGGCTACTGCATCCGTCTTGTCTCGCCACTTGCCACTGTCGCCGCCTTCCTGCTTTTCCACTTCAGTGTCAAAGATGGGCACAGAAGAACTGACATTGCTATCACATACACCTTGCTGGCTGGGGCCTTCCTACTGGAGATGGCATCATTGTTGATGGCCCTAGGGTCGAGTTGGACATACAGCTTCTTGTGCACCACACGTTGGAGCTGGTTCCGTTATGCTGTTCTGTGCACGGGAAGGTGGAATCAGCTTCGTCAGCTTGTCAAGAAGATCACGCGAAGACAAGTTGCTGGCCATGCAAGGAGGTGGTCCGGTGAAATGGGGCAGTACAACATGCTGCATTTTTGCAGCCGCCAAGACACAGCCTTCAGTCCAGTTCTCGGTAAACTAGCAAAGATGGTGGGACTAAAGGAGTGGTGGAACAGCAAGCATTACTCAGGGACCATTCAGATTTCAGATGAGCTTAGGCTGTGGCTGCACTGGTACATAGAACAATTGCCCAGGAAAAACAAAGTGAACACGCAAGGGGTGCTCAGGCAGAATTGGGGGGTACAGGCATTGGAGGTTCATCGTTGTTATGATAATTTCAAAGGCTACCTTGGCATTGAGCTGCAAGAGGGAATCGTCATCTGGCACATTGGCACTGATGTCTTCCTTGCCAAAAGCAGTCGAGCGAAGGCAGATTATGGATCCGCGCAGGAGAAACTGGTGAAGACCATTAGGATACTGTCTAATTACATGATGTTCCTCCTCGTTGAGCGGCCTGAGATGTTACCCGGCCTTGCTCAGACGAGGCTGTATCAACAGACGTGCGAGAACTTGGTCGACATGTGGTGTAAGGTTGAGTCCTCAAGTCACAGTCATCCAAACAGGAAGATCCGTACTATGATGAAGGAATTATTCCTCTGGCGTGACGACCCAAATACTTCTCGACTGTTGCAAAGAGATGAGCTTGCCGTCATCCTCTACAGCGAGAAGCCAGAGTATAGCACAGATGTTCCTCGCCTCTGCTATGCTAACTGGGTTGCTAAAGAACTACTCAAACAAGAAAAGGAGAAAGGCAGCAAGGCCATGCTGGACCTGCTCCTACATGTGTGGATGGACTTTCTAGTCTACACTGCCAATAGATGCAGCAGGGAATCCCATGCCAAGAAGCTGAGCAGTGGCGGTGAGTTGACAACCGTCTTATGGCTTATGGCAGATTACTTTCACAAATCATTACTGTATCCCCAGTTTCCTATAGGCGTGCGTACTGATTCACCAGAGGATGGTTGA